The Corynebacterium halotolerans YIM 70093 = DSM 44683 region CCGCCAGTACCGCGATGATGGCCGGAACCAGCATATTTGTCGTGGTGAGAGGGAGCAGCATCAACAGTGCGAAGACCGCGATGGACACGCCCGCGAAGTCCACGAAGAGCACCGCCCCGAGCCGTCGGATGGGACTGACGGCATCGGAGGCGGGTTCCTGGCTCTTTCGTTCCTCAACAGCGTTCATACCATTGACGGTAGTGTTCAGCAGGGACAATGGCGAAAATGGGCACCCCGGTCACCGGCTCGGCGCTGCTTTTTGCCCCGGCTCACCGCCTTAATTCCGCCCGCAGCGGATCGCACGGCTGCCCGGCGGCAGATTGAGCTGTTCACCGTCGGGATACGGCGTTGTCCTCAGGACTCTCAGTGCCTCGGACGTCGGTGACGTGCGCATTGGCCAGCCAGTCCATCACCCCCCGGTGGTCGGGGAAGACGAGGATGAACGCCATGACGAGTCCCTCGAAGAGCAGCGGGGTCGCGTAGGGGCTGGCGGCGTAGGCGACCGCCACCGGCACCCACAGGTTGCGCACGAGCACCTGCAGGAATACGAGGGCCTTCACGTCGAACCAGGGGAGGTGGTAGACCCGTAGTCCCATCACCGCCTTACCCGGGGTCGGTAGCCCCACCCACTCGGTGATCACCCGCATCAGTCCGAGCACAGTGAGCGTGTCGAGCCAGAATGACCACCCGGTGACCTGGGTCAGGGCGGTACCGACCAAGGCGGCCACGGCGAGATCGATCGCCCACGCGAGCGCACGCTGCGGGGGAGAGGAGGTCGGCCAGGGGCTCTTCCGCGAGGCCGGGGCGGGGACCGTGTGCGTCACGGAGAGCACCTCCGGACCGGCGAGCAAATCCGCCAGTGAACGATTGTCCCAGCGGATGAGCACGGTCAGCGCCACGGCTGAGGCCAGACCGTTGTACCAGGTGAACGACGGGTCGATCAGCACCATCACCGCCGGGAGCCACAGCCAGCCGTTGCGCAGCGCCGCCCGCGGCAGCCGCTGCCAGCCGGCAACCCGGCCCCCGGTACGGGTGTGGAAGACCACCTGCAGGCCGGTGACGTACTTGCCCGGTGAGGTCGCCCACAGGGCTTCTCCGAGGATGCGGACGGCCGCCAGCACCAGCAGAACCAGGGGATTGTTCGCGACGCTCTGGGACTGGGCGAACTGCGGAGCAAGATAGTGCAGCCCCGAGAAGACGAGGATGAACAGTATCGCCTCGAAGACGAAAGCACCGAAGCGGCGGGTGATCGACGCGGCGCCGGGCACCCCGGCGTCATCGGCCATCAGAGCGGATCGGGTGCTGGACATGGCTGTCAACGCTAACAGGCGGCGGTCTGAGGGGAGGTGAGGGAATCCCCCGTCATTGCGCCGACGCTGTTCCCCGTATGTCGGTGACGTACGCACCAGCCAGCTGGTCCGTCACGCCCCGATGATCAGGGGCGACCAGAATGAAGAACATGACGAGCGCCTCGATCGTCAACGGGGTGGAGAAGGGGTTGGTGGCGTAGTAGAACAGGGCGGCCGGGACCCACAGGTTGCGCACGGGCA contains the following coding sequences:
- a CDS encoding RDD family protein; protein product: MSSTRSALMADDAGVPGAASITRRFGAFVFEAILFILVFSGLHYLAPQFAQSQSVANNPLVLLVLAAVRILGEALWATSPGKYVTGLQVVFHTRTGGRVAGWQRLPRAALRNGWLWLPAVMVLIDPSFTWYNGLASAVALTVLIRWDNRSLADLLAGPEVLSVTHTVPAPASRKSPWPTSSPPQRALAWAIDLAVAALVGTALTQVTGWSFWLDTLTVLGLMRVITEWVGLPTPGKAVMGLRVYHLPWFDVKALVFLQVLVRNLWVPVAVAYAASPYATPLLFEGLVMAFILVFPDHRGVMDWLANAHVTDVRGTESPEDNAVSRR